A part of Myxococcus landrumus genomic DNA contains:
- a CDS encoding DUF2378 family protein, with the protein METLEPKLVQGVTIQGLFDIALKERLSEGAWRALSAGGLDRSRPIRPTYPVATWLRWQNIVLRDLWPDAPLDEAWRRLGHTVMEGLLATVLGRMLGVGARALGPQFTLAKLDHAFPGTGNYIRSHVKPVAPCRAELWLSDLNDRPTYYVGVLEAVLLLAGATAPRCTLLCREGDSGTYLLEWSA; encoded by the coding sequence ATGGAGACACTCGAGCCGAAGTTGGTCCAGGGGGTGACCATCCAAGGCCTCTTCGATATCGCGCTCAAGGAGCGCCTGTCGGAGGGCGCCTGGCGCGCGTTGTCGGCGGGAGGACTGGACCGCTCTCGTCCCATCCGGCCGACGTATCCGGTGGCCACGTGGCTGCGCTGGCAGAACATCGTGCTGCGGGACTTGTGGCCCGACGCGCCGCTCGACGAGGCCTGGCGTCGGCTGGGGCACACGGTGATGGAGGGCCTGCTCGCGACCGTCCTGGGGCGGATGCTGGGCGTGGGCGCGCGTGCGCTGGGGCCACAGTTCACCCTGGCCAAGCTGGACCACGCCTTCCCAGGCACCGGCAACTACATCCGCTCCCACGTGAAGCCCGTCGCACCGTGCCGCGCGGAGCTATGGCTCAGCGACCTGAATGATCGCCCCACCTACTACGTGGGGGTGCTGGAGGCGGTGCTCCTGCTCGCCGGCGCCACCGCGCCTCGCTGCACGCTGCTGTGCCGCGAGGGGGACTCCGGCACCTACCTCTTGGAGTGGTCAGCGTGA
- a CDS encoding protein-disulfide reductase DsbD family protein: MRQRVSKRLALVGGIGLWWVAAVAHAALPPTAVASGAPDEGDPRVEASLLVDATEVKPGDTFRVGVRFRLDPGWHIYWKNPGDSGLETDVAWDTPGTTVGPLQWPFPNTFRTPDGFIVTHGYDGEVLLFGQAKASEQLTGALSLSAGINALVCEVHCIPADLMLTRSIPMGPKTLVDAETTPLFDTARSQVPRPVADTGHAVALELDAKQLSPGQEFSGTVTVKSSGGAAVPTAEKDFFVAERIPGVAKVSLTQTAPGRYALKGKTEPDAPQEAPRLKGVLRLGTSAAGYQPLEVDLPMAPFAVAQAAAPAAPVAKAPSIKDSLSAVKPVASASAAPAESSMGLGMALLFAFLGGALLNLMPCVFPVLALKAYGFTRMVRQEQGRVGAHAAAYAGGIVASMLVLAGAVLAVRAGGAGVGWGFQFQEPLFVAAVCAVLVAFALNLFGVFNVGLDGTALAGKVDQSHGLMHSAGEGVLAVVLATPCSAPLLGTAVGFAFAAGPFTVLAVFIALGLGLALPFCLLVLVPGLAQKLPKPGAWMERFKQVLGFALLGTSVWLVSVMGGLAGVEGMTRLLAFLVAVSLATWVYGQSQLQEGGRKWATLLLAVVVLGGSGLAALRFDDATPEARTASASSTLALAAPWSEEAVASALAAGQPVFIDFTADWCLTCKFNERTVLARDEVRAAFVEHQVAFFVGDWTRRDARITAKLAEHGRAGVPMYLMLSPGAPDKPEVLSELLTVDSVVDSVKRAAECSKSRRQDGSKVVCAAGFPRP; encoded by the coding sequence ATGAGGCAACGGGTGTCCAAGAGGCTCGCCCTGGTGGGCGGTATCGGCTTGTGGTGGGTGGCGGCGGTGGCGCATGCCGCGCTGCCTCCAACCGCGGTGGCTTCGGGTGCGCCCGATGAAGGCGACCCTCGCGTCGAAGCCTCGCTGCTGGTCGACGCCACCGAGGTGAAGCCGGGCGATACCTTTCGCGTGGGCGTGCGCTTCCGCCTGGACCCGGGTTGGCACATCTACTGGAAGAACCCGGGGGACTCCGGCCTGGAGACGGACGTCGCGTGGGACACGCCGGGCACCACGGTGGGCCCGCTCCAGTGGCCCTTCCCCAACACCTTCCGCACGCCGGACGGCTTCATCGTCACCCACGGCTACGACGGCGAGGTGCTCCTCTTCGGGCAGGCGAAGGCCTCCGAGCAGCTCACCGGCGCGCTCAGCCTGTCGGCCGGCATCAACGCGCTGGTGTGTGAGGTGCACTGCATCCCCGCGGACCTGATGCTCACGCGCTCCATCCCCATGGGGCCGAAGACGCTCGTGGACGCGGAGACCACGCCGCTCTTCGACACAGCGCGCTCGCAGGTGCCGCGTCCCGTCGCGGACACGGGCCACGCGGTGGCGCTCGAGCTGGACGCGAAGCAGTTGTCACCCGGCCAGGAGTTCTCCGGCACCGTCACCGTGAAGTCGTCGGGTGGCGCGGCCGTGCCCACGGCGGAGAAGGACTTCTTCGTCGCCGAGCGAATCCCCGGTGTCGCCAAGGTGTCGCTCACCCAGACGGCCCCGGGGCGCTACGCGCTCAAGGGCAAGACGGAGCCGGATGCGCCGCAGGAGGCACCTCGGCTCAAGGGCGTGCTGCGCCTGGGGACATCGGCCGCGGGCTACCAGCCGTTGGAAGTGGACCTGCCCATGGCGCCCTTCGCCGTGGCGCAGGCCGCCGCTCCGGCCGCGCCCGTGGCGAAGGCGCCGTCCATCAAGGACTCGCTCTCGGCGGTGAAGCCCGTGGCGAGCGCGAGCGCCGCGCCTGCGGAGTCCTCGATGGGGCTGGGCATGGCGCTGCTGTTCGCGTTCCTGGGCGGCGCGCTGCTCAACCTGATGCCGTGTGTGTTCCCCGTGCTGGCGCTCAAGGCGTATGGCTTCACGCGCATGGTGCGCCAGGAGCAGGGCCGGGTGGGCGCGCACGCGGCGGCGTACGCGGGTGGCATCGTGGCGAGCATGCTGGTGCTCGCGGGCGCGGTGCTGGCGGTGCGCGCGGGCGGCGCGGGCGTGGGCTGGGGCTTCCAGTTCCAGGAGCCGCTCTTCGTCGCGGCGGTGTGCGCGGTGCTGGTGGCCTTCGCGCTCAACCTCTTCGGTGTCTTCAACGTGGGCCTGGATGGCACCGCGCTGGCGGGGAAGGTGGACCAGAGCCACGGCCTCATGCACAGCGCGGGCGAGGGTGTGCTGGCCGTGGTGCTGGCCACGCCGTGCTCCGCGCCGCTGCTGGGCACCGCGGTGGGGTTCGCCTTCGCGGCGGGGCCGTTCACGGTGCTGGCCGTCTTCATCGCGCTGGGCCTGGGGTTGGCGCTTCCGTTCTGTCTGCTGGTGTTGGTGCCGGGGCTCGCGCAGAAGCTGCCGAAGCCGGGCGCGTGGATGGAGCGCTTCAAGCAGGTGCTGGGCTTCGCGCTCCTGGGCACGTCGGTGTGGCTGGTGTCGGTGATGGGGGGGCTGGCGGGTGTGGAGGGCATGACGCGGCTGTTGGCCTTCCTCGTGGCGGTGAGCCTGGCGACGTGGGTGTATGGCCAGTCGCAGCTCCAGGAGGGCGGGCGGAAGTGGGCCACGCTCTTGCTGGCGGTGGTGGTGCTGGGGGGCTCGGGCCTGGCGGCGCTGCGCTTCGATGACGCGACGCCGGAGGCGCGGACGGCCTCCGCGTCCTCCACCCTGGCGCTGGCGGCGCCGTGGAGCGAGGAGGCGGTGGCCTCCGCGCTGGCGGCGGGGCAGCCGGTGTTCATCGACTTCACGGCGGACTGGTGCCTCACCTGCAAGTTCAACGAGCGCACGGTGCTCGCGCGAGACGAGGTGCGGGCCGCCTTCGTGGAGCACCAGGTCGCCTTCTTCGTGGGCGACTGGACGCGCCGCGACGCGCGCATCACCGCGAAGCTGGCGGAGCATGGCCGCGCGGGGGTCCCCATGTACTTGATGCTGAGCCCTGGCGCGCCGGACAAGCCCGAGGTGCTGTCGGAGTTGTTGACGGTGGACTCGGTCGTGGACTCGGTGAAGCGCGCGGCGGAGTGCTCGAAGTCGCGGCGCCAGGACGGCTCGAAGGTGGTGTGTGCCGCGGGATTCCCCCGGCCCTGA
- a CDS encoding ribosome-binding factor A produces the protein MQSSLFQDVSLLFRDALSDPRLEGVRLASFELTPDGRLVHLGYTLTARSATSPREVQETLVRASGYLRAQLAQHLDLKRVPQLRFTFLGLALDGGEEGGAR, from the coding sequence GTGCAGTCCTCGTTGTTTCAAGACGTCTCCCTCCTCTTCCGGGACGCGCTGTCCGACCCGAGGCTCGAAGGCGTCCGACTGGCGTCGTTCGAGCTGACGCCGGATGGCCGGCTCGTCCACCTCGGCTACACCCTCACCGCGCGGTCCGCGACCAGCCCGCGCGAAGTCCAGGAGACACTGGTCCGCGCCAGTGGCTACCTGCGTGCGCAGCTCGCGCAGCACCTCGACCTCAAGCGGGTGCCTCAGCTTCGCTTCACCTTCCTGGGACTGGCCCTGGATGGTGGTGAGGAAGGAGGTGCGCGATGA
- a CDS encoding (Fe-S)-binding protein: MSPIITGLLLAIAVPIFVMTLSGRAGVLLAMKKENRFDNIPLRLKRLALFGLGQKRLVDPEEFTPGLMHVLIYGAFMVLSVRTVMLFAMGFSSTALEVLTDLTHPFWMDKAALLGVYQVYLLAKDVVAAGAILGCAYYVWMRWKVKPDRMSQSWEAYLILGFISGLMVSEFFFGGSHLVAAREASASSPMFIWWEPFTSLVGMAMLPLGGTAAHALGVAGFWIHLSIILAFLNFLPIGKHFHIITGLPTVFFQRTHSTGKLPTPNLEKEEFGAATVKDLTWKQGLDLYSCTECGRCQTHCPTYITGKPLTHKAVNQDLKHWIWENERWVEEGYGPNGMKEALPEIVGTALSAETVWACTSCGWCEQACPVFIENVPRLIDMRRYQVQVKAEFPPEIQRVFEGIERQGNPWGLGQDRRDEWAEDLALPTWGDGGGPYEYLFFVGCAGSYDDKQKKVSRSLVKIMREAGVSFATLSKQEMCNGETARRMGNEYLYQTMAKTNVESWNSMGVKAVITQCPHCFNTIKNEYPEFGGEYRVISHTELINELLRDKRIKLSAVMNTKLTYHDPCYLGRHNGVYDAPREVLKAIPGLEVVEMQRSQREGFCCGAGGGRMWMEEHIGTRINHNRLNEAALTLKHAEDPTTPYPDAADKKKPGQVGDYKEKGGTGIVAVACPFCSTMLGDAVNDTGREGNIKIKDISELVADAMETRGGGAGGVTPGATLSAKPE, translated from the coding sequence ATGAGTCCCATCATCACCGGCCTATTGCTTGCCATCGCCGTTCCCATCTTCGTGATGACCCTGTCGGGTCGCGCGGGCGTGTTGCTCGCGATGAAGAAGGAGAACCGGTTCGACAACATCCCGCTGAGGCTCAAGCGGCTCGCGCTGTTCGGGTTGGGCCAGAAGCGCCTGGTGGACCCGGAGGAGTTCACCCCTGGGTTGATGCACGTCCTCATCTACGGCGCGTTCATGGTGCTGTCGGTGCGCACCGTGATGCTGTTCGCGATGGGCTTCTCCTCCACGGCGCTTGAGGTGCTGACGGACCTGACGCACCCGTTCTGGATGGACAAGGCGGCGCTGCTCGGCGTGTACCAGGTGTACCTGCTGGCCAAGGACGTGGTGGCGGCGGGCGCCATCCTGGGCTGCGCGTACTACGTCTGGATGCGCTGGAAGGTGAAGCCGGACCGCATGTCGCAGTCCTGGGAGGCGTACCTCATCCTGGGCTTCATCTCCGGGCTGATGGTGTCGGAGTTCTTCTTCGGCGGCAGCCACCTGGTGGCCGCGCGGGAGGCCTCCGCGAGCTCGCCCATGTTCATCTGGTGGGAGCCGTTCACCAGCCTGGTGGGCATGGCGATGCTGCCCCTGGGTGGCACGGCCGCGCACGCGCTGGGCGTGGCGGGCTTCTGGATTCACCTCTCCATCATCCTGGCGTTCCTGAACTTCCTGCCCATCGGCAAGCACTTCCACATCATCACGGGCCTGCCCACCGTCTTCTTCCAGCGCACGCACTCCACCGGCAAGCTGCCCACGCCGAACCTGGAGAAGGAAGAGTTCGGCGCGGCCACGGTGAAGGACCTCACCTGGAAGCAGGGCCTGGACCTGTACTCCTGCACGGAGTGTGGCCGCTGCCAGACGCACTGCCCCACGTACATCACGGGCAAGCCGCTCACGCACAAGGCCGTCAACCAGGACCTGAAGCACTGGATTTGGGAGAACGAGCGCTGGGTGGAGGAAGGCTACGGCCCCAACGGCATGAAGGAGGCGCTGCCCGAAATCGTGGGCACCGCGCTGTCCGCCGAGACGGTCTGGGCCTGTACGAGCTGCGGCTGGTGCGAGCAGGCGTGTCCGGTGTTCATCGAGAACGTGCCGCGCCTCATCGACATGCGCCGCTACCAGGTGCAGGTGAAGGCGGAGTTCCCGCCTGAAATCCAGCGCGTGTTCGAGGGCATCGAGCGCCAGGGCAACCCCTGGGGCCTGGGCCAGGACCGGCGCGACGAGTGGGCGGAGGACCTGGCGCTGCCCACGTGGGGCGACGGCGGCGGCCCGTACGAGTACCTGTTCTTCGTGGGCTGCGCGGGCAGCTACGACGACAAGCAGAAGAAGGTCAGCCGCTCGCTGGTGAAAATCATGCGGGAGGCGGGCGTCAGCTTCGCCACGCTGTCCAAGCAGGAGATGTGCAACGGCGAGACGGCGCGCCGCATGGGCAACGAGTACCTCTACCAGACGATGGCGAAAACCAACGTCGAGTCGTGGAACTCGATGGGCGTCAAGGCGGTCATCACCCAGTGCCCGCACTGCTTCAACACCATCAAGAACGAGTACCCGGAGTTTGGCGGCGAGTACCGCGTCATCAGCCACACGGAGCTCATCAACGAGCTCTTGCGCGACAAGCGCATCAAGCTGTCGGCGGTGATGAACACCAAGCTGACGTACCACGACCCCTGCTACCTGGGCCGGCACAACGGCGTGTACGACGCGCCTCGCGAAGTGCTCAAGGCCATCCCCGGTCTGGAAGTGGTGGAGATGCAGCGCAGCCAGCGTGAGGGCTTCTGCTGCGGCGCCGGGGGCGGACGCATGTGGATGGAGGAGCACATCGGCACGCGCATCAACCACAACCGGTTGAACGAGGCGGCGCTGACGCTCAAGCACGCGGAGGACCCGACCACTCCGTACCCCGACGCGGCGGACAAGAAGAAGCCGGGCCAGGTGGGCGACTACAAGGAGAAGGGCGGCACCGGCATCGTCGCGGTGGCGTGTCCGTTCTGCTCCACGATGCTCGGCGACGCGGTCAACGACACCGGCCGCGAGGGGAACATCAAGATCAAGGACATCAGCGAGCTGGTCGCCGACGCGATGGAGACCCGCGGCGGCGGCGCTGGGGGCGTGACGCCCGGCGCGACGCTGAGCGCCAAGCCGGAGTAG
- a CDS encoding TolB family protein — MGTRWFVGGILAAGLLSGCEPLDDDGGGGGTGGVLFRQGFAFVREDDRNVFVVDNQGDPNSPQRLTSVGGAYWPSLSRDGRSVVFVQRGASGTSLLTVPSTGGTVATLFSANDPACPRGCSNFRTPAFSPDGRSVVFVYTAGNNSQTALGRVNTDGSGFQELTPNNVIAYGAPSFMPNGTAVVAPAGTSAQQFNQVAFIPLTSGSIVYTSGLGEVSTVANRIVVSPDGTQVVLDGRGSSGGVRTYVAPLANGRVGMVRRVTNYGGVSAQETWPMWTSANQVGFLFVDAGGGDPGIYRATVGVAPSNSVTLAVPSAAEPTYGPVQ, encoded by the coding sequence ATGGGCACTCGGTGGTTTGTCGGTGGGATTCTGGCGGCGGGGCTCTTGAGCGGTTGCGAGCCGCTCGATGATGACGGCGGCGGCGGTGGCACGGGCGGAGTCCTCTTCCGCCAAGGCTTCGCCTTCGTGCGCGAGGACGACCGCAACGTCTTCGTGGTGGACAACCAGGGCGACCCGAACAGTCCGCAGCGGCTCACCTCGGTGGGCGGGGCCTACTGGCCCTCGCTGTCGCGCGATGGCCGCAGCGTCGTCTTCGTCCAGCGCGGCGCCTCGGGCACCTCGCTGCTGACCGTTCCTTCCACGGGCGGCACCGTGGCCACGCTCTTCAGCGCGAATGACCCGGCGTGCCCGCGAGGCTGCTCCAACTTCCGCACGCCCGCGTTCAGCCCGGATGGCCGCAGCGTCGTCTTCGTCTACACCGCGGGCAACAACTCCCAGACGGCGCTGGGCCGGGTGAACACGGACGGCAGCGGCTTCCAGGAGCTCACCCCCAACAACGTCATCGCCTACGGCGCGCCGTCCTTCATGCCGAACGGCACCGCGGTGGTGGCGCCCGCGGGCACCAGCGCGCAGCAGTTCAACCAGGTGGCGTTCATCCCCCTGACGTCCGGGAGCATCGTCTACACGTCGGGCCTGGGCGAGGTGTCCACCGTGGCCAACCGCATCGTGGTGTCGCCGGATGGCACCCAGGTGGTGCTGGATGGGCGCGGCTCGTCCGGCGGCGTGCGCACCTACGTGGCGCCGCTGGCGAACGGCCGCGTCGGCATGGTGCGGCGCGTGACGAACTACGGCGGCGTGAGCGCGCAGGAGACGTGGCCCATGTGGACGAGCGCGAACCAGGTCGGCTTCCTCTTCGTCGACGCGGGCGGAGGAGACCCGGGCATCTACCGGGCCACGGTGGGGGTCGCGCCGTCGAACTCCGTGACGCTCGCGGTGCCCAGCGCCGCCGAGCCCACCTACGGCCCGGTGCAGTAG
- a CDS encoding RtcB family protein produces the protein MSPRLLPAEPGAVPIFVWARKSPPGAEQQLRHIAAQPYVVEHVAAMPDLHVSEGIAVGTVFATEHHVVPGALGGDLGCGVSAYRFEYPAASLGPDVLRELLERLAQVIPVGDATHRGRGLALPSELEAPPLSTQKLRHAWERLAPRHLGTLGGGNHFLELDRDAVGDLWLLVHSGSRGVGAAISDHHQRVARAMGEGSLPGLRLDTPEGAACLADLELACRFARANRDTLAARALAVLAPTLEVAPDEASTVDLHHNHVSREWHFGRALWVHRKGAMGLEAGRRGLIPGSMGTASYVVEGRGEPRAFHSCSHGAGRVLTRREARARIRPAALEQALRRVVHDSGRAASLVEEAPAAYRDIAEVLEDEADLVTPVRRLTPMAVLKG, from the coding sequence ATGAGTCCTCGACTCCTCCCCGCGGAGCCGGGCGCCGTGCCCATCTTCGTCTGGGCGCGAAAGTCTCCACCGGGCGCGGAGCAGCAGCTCCGTCACATCGCCGCGCAGCCGTATGTCGTCGAGCACGTGGCCGCGATGCCGGACCTCCACGTCTCCGAGGGCATCGCGGTGGGCACCGTCTTCGCCACCGAGCACCACGTCGTGCCCGGCGCGCTGGGCGGGGACCTGGGCTGCGGCGTGAGCGCGTACCGCTTCGAGTATCCCGCCGCCTCGCTGGGCCCCGACGTGCTGCGGGAGCTGCTCGAGCGGCTGGCCCAGGTCATCCCCGTGGGCGACGCCACGCACCGGGGCCGGGGCCTCGCGCTTCCCTCTGAGTTGGAGGCGCCGCCGCTGTCCACCCAGAAGCTGCGCCACGCCTGGGAGCGGCTCGCGCCGCGACACCTGGGCACGCTGGGGGGAGGCAACCACTTCCTCGAACTGGACCGGGACGCGGTGGGCGACCTCTGGCTGCTCGTGCACTCCGGCTCGCGCGGCGTGGGCGCGGCCATCTCGGACCACCACCAACGTGTGGCCCGGGCGATGGGGGAGGGCAGTCTGCCGGGGCTCCGTCTGGACACTCCGGAGGGGGCCGCCTGCCTCGCGGACCTGGAGCTCGCCTGCCGCTTCGCCCGGGCCAACCGCGACACGCTGGCCGCGAGGGCCCTGGCCGTCCTGGCTCCGACACTGGAGGTGGCGCCCGACGAGGCGTCGACGGTGGACCTCCACCACAACCACGTGTCCAGGGAGTGGCACTTCGGCCGGGCCCTCTGGGTGCATCGCAAGGGGGCCATGGGCCTGGAGGCGGGGCGGCGCGGGCTCATCCCGGGCTCCATGGGCACCGCCTCCTATGTGGTGGAGGGCCGGGGGGAGCCTCGCGCCTTCCACTCCTGCTCCCACGGCGCTGGCCGCGTCCTCACCCGGCGGGAGGCCCGTGCACGCATCCGCCCCGCCGCGCTGGAGCAGGCCCTGCGTCGCGTGGTGCACGACTCCGGCCGCGCGGCGTCCCTCGTGGAGGAGGCCCCCGCCGCCTACCGCGACATCGCCGAGGTGCTCGAGGATGAGGCGGACCTCGTCACCCCTGTGCGGCGCCTGACACCCATGGCCGTCCTCAAGGGCTGA
- a CDS encoding vWA domain-containing protein, with protein sequence MKQTALAVERDGNGGREVLLLVSLEADADAPRAPVAINLVLDRSASMRGAPLHAAIHAAQALVDRAGPRDYLGLMTFDAEPEQLLPVRAMDAAAKAQLLKALSKLESGEGTALFEAVERGADAVRRVLVPGARPQVLMLTDGEPSVGPTHVSDFKTLGARIVESGVSVHALGLGRHYLPNILEALTSPSGTGHGHVDGPEGLTPAMGSLAAELFGEVASEARVYVLPSGFAELRCRHQFPSRVEGDAMSASLGAVSRAYPRWVLFTGTLDAAEWSLGVTASYVEGSDTRRLPVQVTRVLPDTAQGRFVRAVSAELDMAEAEGAAWVALGRRNPAGVAEQALEKADHALAKLVRLNAPEVPPHRHLVRLADLRRIIERRAAHPNALVMRRAHAEVSRITLSRVGIIPPVAAQTPWKSED encoded by the coding sequence ATGAAGCAGACGGCCTTGGCGGTGGAGCGCGACGGCAATGGTGGCCGGGAAGTGCTGCTGCTCGTCTCGTTGGAAGCGGACGCGGATGCTCCTCGTGCCCCCGTGGCCATCAACCTGGTGCTGGACCGCAGTGCGTCCATGCGCGGCGCGCCGCTGCACGCGGCGATACATGCGGCCCAGGCGCTGGTGGACCGCGCGGGGCCTCGCGACTACCTGGGCCTGATGACGTTCGACGCGGAGCCGGAGCAGCTTTTGCCCGTGCGCGCCATGGACGCCGCCGCGAAGGCGCAGCTCCTCAAGGCGCTCTCCAAGCTGGAGTCCGGTGAGGGCACCGCGCTGTTCGAGGCCGTCGAGCGCGGCGCGGACGCGGTGCGCCGCGTGCTGGTGCCAGGGGCTCGGCCGCAGGTCCTGATGCTCACCGACGGCGAGCCGTCCGTGGGGCCCACCCACGTCTCCGACTTCAAGACGCTGGGCGCGCGCATCGTGGAGTCAGGTGTCTCCGTGCATGCGCTGGGGTTGGGGCGTCACTACCTGCCCAACATCCTGGAGGCGCTCACCAGTCCTTCCGGCACGGGCCACGGACATGTGGATGGTCCGGAGGGATTGACGCCGGCGATGGGCTCGCTGGCGGCGGAGCTCTTCGGCGAGGTGGCCTCCGAGGCACGTGTCTACGTGTTGCCCTCGGGCTTCGCGGAGCTGCGCTGCCGTCATCAATTCCCCTCGCGCGTGGAGGGGGATGCGATGAGCGCCTCGCTGGGCGCGGTGTCGCGGGCCTATCCTCGCTGGGTGCTCTTCACCGGCACGCTCGACGCGGCTGAGTGGAGCCTGGGGGTGACGGCCTCGTATGTCGAAGGGAGCGACACGCGCCGGCTGCCCGTGCAGGTGACGCGTGTGTTACCCGACACCGCGCAGGGCCGCTTCGTCCGCGCGGTGTCGGCGGAGCTGGACATGGCGGAGGCGGAGGGCGCCGCGTGGGTGGCCTTGGGTCGGCGCAATCCGGCGGGTGTGGCGGAGCAGGCGCTGGAGAAGGCGGACCACGCCCTCGCCAAGCTCGTGCGGCTGAATGCTCCCGAGGTGCCGCCGCACCGTCACCTGGTCCGGCTGGCCGACCTGCGCCGCATCATCGAGCGCCGCGCCGCGCACCCCAACGCGCTGGTGATGCGCCGCGCTCACGCCGAGGTCTCTCGCATCACCCTGAGCCGCGTGGGCATCATCCCCCCCGTGGCCGCGCAGACGCCCTGGAAGTCAGAGGACTGA
- a CDS encoding ankyrin repeat domain-containing protein, translating to MSLFDAVLAADRASLESQLDSGADPNPFDAEGQTPLMVAAREGHDELLGLLLDAGADPSLTNAVGESAIILAAAHGHEECVRLLAGSATDEEAAMVRALMDANTSGSRSTPPAPPPDDLRHKLASAAAYVAGKLGDDGPAKRLERLLRASKPRKP from the coding sequence ATGTCCCTCTTCGATGCCGTGCTCGCCGCTGACCGTGCTTCCCTGGAGTCCCAGTTGGACTCCGGCGCGGACCCCAACCCGTTCGACGCGGAGGGGCAGACGCCGCTGATGGTGGCCGCACGCGAGGGCCACGACGAGCTCCTGGGCCTGCTGCTGGACGCGGGCGCGGACCCGTCGCTCACGAACGCCGTCGGTGAGTCCGCCATCATCCTGGCCGCCGCGCATGGCCACGAGGAGTGCGTGCGTCTCCTGGCGGGCTCCGCGACGGATGAAGAGGCGGCCATGGTGCGCGCGCTGATGGACGCGAACACGTCGGGCTCCCGGTCCACGCCTCCCGCTCCTCCGCCGGATGACCTCCGACACAAGCTGGCGTCGGCGGCGGCCTACGTGGCTGGCAAGCTGGGCGATGACGGCCCCGCGAAGCGGCTGGAGCGACTGCTGCGCGCGAGCAAACCTCGCAAGCCCTGA
- a CDS encoding non-proteolytic archaemetzincin-like protein, producing the protein MPQKTLLLVSVGSQTAPLLKDLQDPLAAQMGTASVSSKTVLPTPAYAFNKDRAQYHCNAIMRRLTPMMEPGQHMVLGLTDVDLFVPDSPFVLGEADRESRTAVVSVFRLRQGADGEHLRRRIQVEVVHQAGHLLGLSYCEDPRCVMFFAQSPQDCDRKQLSLCNQCRNELIKLNR; encoded by the coding sequence ATGCCGCAGAAGACGCTCCTGCTGGTCTCCGTGGGAAGCCAAACGGCCCCGCTGTTGAAAGACCTCCAGGATCCGCTGGCTGCGCAGATGGGGACTGCTTCGGTGTCGTCGAAGACGGTACTTCCCACTCCGGCCTATGCCTTCAACAAGGACCGCGCCCAGTACCACTGCAACGCCATCATGCGGCGGCTGACGCCCATGATGGAGCCGGGGCAGCACATGGTGCTGGGGCTGACGGACGTTGACCTCTTCGTTCCGGACTCGCCGTTCGTCCTGGGCGAGGCGGACCGGGAGTCTCGCACGGCGGTGGTGAGTGTGTTCCGGCTGCGCCAGGGCGCGGACGGCGAGCACCTTCGCCGGCGAATCCAGGTGGAGGTCGTCCACCAGGCGGGGCACCTCCTGGGTCTGTCCTACTGCGAGGACCCGCGGTGCGTGATGTTCTTCGCGCAGTCGCCGCAGGACTGTGACCGCAAGCAACTCTCGCTCTGCAACCAGTGCCGCAACGAGCTCATCAAGCTCAACCGGTGA